The Planctomycetota bacterium genome window below encodes:
- a CDS encoding flagellar basal body P-ring protein FlgI, which produces MKPLDFVSRRAFLMSLGWPLGGALLTGCTGFAVRSQSPEDPVETLGSQVKLVGDLAVPFGMSYIAIESVGLVTGLPGTGSDPAPSPQRAALLADMQTRGVQSPHQLLSSPNTEMVMVRGFLRPGIQKGDPFDIEVRVLGKSECQSLRDGWLMECRLREMAVLGNAVREGSMMALAEGAILVDPSATSDDKVLQCRGRVLSGGVSQVSRQMGLVLKPDARNVLNSTQIGNVINRRFHIYEGGLKQGVAKPKTDEFVELKLHPRYKDNAERYTRVIRSLALRESPVQQQARMQLLERQLLDPITAAQASLRLEAIGPTAVEILRKGLQSPTEEVKFYAAEGLAYLDDRSAAEPLGQLARDVPAFRAYALTALSAMDDYAAYEALRELLHTSSAETRYGAFRALWAMNARDPLVRGEMLGNQFSYHVLDTTGSDMVHVTRCFRPEVVLFGRDQRLKLPVTLEAGKNIVVTTLDDERLTVARFSIDEPDQKRVVSNSLDELIRAIVDLSGTYPDVVQALQQAKRSGALVGRFQIDALPQGGRTYQRKSDETPDDPEAGEEVEKGSDVVVGNPLPDLFSKREVQALEPARKHRPEVKKSEKTEEKARWWPARLGKMVSNDSGSRDD; this is translated from the coding sequence ATGAAGCCGCTGGATTTCGTTTCGCGTCGCGCGTTCCTGATGTCGCTCGGCTGGCCGCTGGGCGGTGCGCTGCTCACGGGCTGCACCGGCTTCGCCGTGCGCTCGCAAAGTCCCGAAGATCCGGTCGAGACGCTAGGTTCGCAGGTGAAGTTGGTGGGCGACCTGGCGGTGCCGTTCGGCATGAGCTACATCGCCATCGAGTCGGTGGGCCTGGTTACGGGACTGCCCGGCACGGGCAGCGATCCGGCGCCGTCGCCGCAACGAGCGGCGTTGTTGGCCGATATGCAAACCCGCGGCGTGCAAAGCCCGCATCAACTGCTCTCTTCGCCCAACACCGAAATGGTGATGGTCCGCGGCTTCTTGCGTCCGGGCATTCAAAAAGGAGATCCGTTCGACATCGAGGTTCGCGTGCTCGGCAAGAGCGAATGCCAGAGTTTGCGCGACGGTTGGTTGATGGAATGCCGGCTGCGCGAGATGGCCGTGTTGGGCAACGCCGTCCGCGAAGGTTCGATGATGGCCTTGGCCGAAGGGGCGATTCTGGTCGACCCTTCGGCCACCAGCGACGACAAAGTGTTGCAGTGCCGCGGCCGCGTGCTGAGTGGCGGCGTCTCTCAGGTCTCGCGGCAGATGGGCCTGGTGCTCAAGCCCGACGCTCGCAACGTGTTGAACTCGACGCAGATCGGCAACGTCATCAACCGCCGCTTCCACATCTACGAAGGTGGCCTCAAACAAGGGGTCGCCAAGCCCAAGACCGACGAGTTCGTCGAACTAAAACTCCATCCCCGCTACAAGGACAACGCCGAGCGCTACACCCGCGTGATTCGATCGCTGGCCCTGCGCGAATCGCCGGTCCAGCAACAAGCCCGGATGCAATTGCTCGAGCGACAACTGCTCGACCCGATTACGGCGGCCCAGGCGTCCTTGCGACTGGAAGCCATCGGCCCAACGGCCGTCGAGATTCTGCGCAAGGGACTGCAATCGCCGACCGAGGAAGTAAAGTTCTACGCCGCCGAAGGGCTGGCCTACCTGGACGACCGCTCGGCGGCCGAACCACTGGGACAGTTGGCGCGCGACGTGCCGGCGTTCCGGGCCTATGCCTTGACGGCCTTGAGCGCCATGGACGACTACGCGGCTTACGAGGCGCTGCGCGAACTGCTTCACACCAGCAGCGCCGAGACGCGCTATGGCGCCTTCCGCGCCTTGTGGGCAATGAACGCGCGCGATCCACTAGTCCGCGGCGAGATGCTTGGCAATCAATTCAGCTACCACGTGCTCGACACGACGGGCAGCGACATGGTTCACGTCACGCGCTGCTTCCGACCCGAAGTGGTGCTGTTCGGGCGCGACCAGCGGCTGAAGCTACCCGTCACCTTGGAAGCCGGCAAGAACATCGTCGTGACCACGTTGGATGACGAGCGGTTGACGGTGGCGCGGTTCAGCATCGACGAGCCGGACCAGAAGCGAGTCGTCTCGAACAGCCTCGATGAATTGATTCGCGCGATCGTCGACCTGAGTGGCACTTACCCCGACGTGGTGCAAGCCCTGCAGCAAGCCAAGCGGAGCGGCGCGCTGGTCGGCCGGTTCCAGATTGACGCCCTGCCGCAAGGGGGCCGGACTTATCAGCGCAAGAGTGACGAAACGCCCGATGACCCCGAGGCCGGCGAAGAGGTGGAAAAGGGCTCCGACGTGGTCGTCGGAAACCCGTTGCCCGACTTGTTCTCGAAGCGCGAAGTCCAGGCGCTCGAACCGGCGCGCAAGCACCGCCCCGAGGTCAAAAAGTCGGAAAAGACCGAAGAAAAAGCCCGTTGGTGGCCCGCTCGACTTGGTAAAATGGTTAGTAACGACTCGGGTTCGCGCGACGATTGA
- the yidD gene encoding membrane protein insertion efficiency factor YidD produces MKRFLYYPRRSLSLVLIGLVRTYQWTIRPLLPPLCRFQPGCSEYFIGAVNKYGPVRGAFRGVGRICRCHPWNPGGYDPP; encoded by the coding sequence ATGAAACGATTCCTCTATTATCCGCGGCGCAGCCTGTCGCTGGTGCTGATCGGTCTGGTCCGAACGTACCAGTGGACCATTCGACCGCTGTTGCCGCCGCTGTGCCGGTTTCAGCCCGGGTGCAGCGAATACTTCATCGGGGCCGTCAACAAGTACGGGCCGGTACGCGGGGCGTTTCGGGGCGTGGGGCGCATCTGCCGCTGTCACCCTTGGAACCCCGGTGGCTACGACCCGCCATGA
- the rnpA gene encoding ribonuclease P protein component: protein MTDQRFGPQDRVRAPADYQRAYRRGRSASDGQMKLYLVANESNRSRLGVSVSRRVGGAVARNRWKRVAREAFRTGRDRLPAGYDYVLVPRAPEPPSLGVMQAVLLTLAAQAVTPRRSSRR from the coding sequence ATGACAGACCAGCGATTTGGCCCCCAGGATCGAGTCCGCGCCCCGGCCGACTATCAACGCGCCTATCGTCGCGGCCGTTCGGCCAGTGACGGGCAGATGAAGCTGTACCTGGTGGCCAATGAATCGAACCGTTCGCGACTGGGCGTCAGTGTTTCGCGCCGCGTGGGTGGCGCGGTGGCGCGGAACCGCTGGAAGCGCGTCGCCCGCGAAGCGTTCCGAACCGGTCGCGATCGGCTGCCGGCAGGATATGATTATGTGCTGGTGCCGCGCGCGCCCGAGCCGCCGAGTCTGGGCGTGATGCAGGCGGTGCTGCTCACGCTAGCGGCGCAAGCAGTCACGCCCCGCCGGTCGAGTCGACGATGA
- a CDS encoding DnaJ domain-containing protein has translation MADDYYKILGVERNATQEEIQKAYRALARKYHPDMNPDDKTAKKKFQEVQSAFDVLGDASKRELYDRYGSSFQGSAAGAHGPQRGAGGTAGAEDFDFSQFFGERYGGAEDGDGGFADLFKQFGASHTSSGRGRRGRRAAAQPGGDVESETEIPFQVAVAGGEVQLRLQRPGDQLETLTVKIPAGVTDGAKIRLRGQGEPSPSGGPAGDLFLRVHVAQHPSFSRRGNDLIVRLPVTLREAVEGSKVDVPTPNGTVSLRVPPRTSSGAKLRVKGHGVSPKGKPAGDLLAEVQIVLPKQLDDEAVSLVRKFDEHQPTPNPRENLRW, from the coding sequence ATGGCTGACGACTATTACAAGATTCTGGGGGTCGAACGGAACGCCACCCAGGAGGAGATTCAAAAGGCCTATCGGGCCCTGGCGCGCAAGTACCACCCCGACATGAACCCTGACGACAAGACGGCCAAGAAGAAGTTTCAAGAGGTCCAGTCGGCGTTCGATGTCTTGGGCGACGCCAGCAAACGCGAGTTGTACGACCGCTACGGCAGTTCGTTCCAGGGAAGCGCGGCCGGCGCGCACGGGCCGCAGCGGGGAGCCGGCGGCACGGCCGGGGCCGAGGATTTCGACTTCTCGCAATTCTTCGGCGAGCGCTACGGCGGAGCCGAAGATGGCGACGGCGGGTTCGCGGACCTATTCAAGCAATTTGGCGCGTCGCACACCTCGTCGGGGCGCGGCCGACGCGGCCGTCGCGCGGCGGCGCAGCCCGGCGGCGATGTCGAGTCCGAGACCGAGATTCCTTTCCAGGTGGCGGTGGCCGGCGGCGAGGTGCAACTGCGATTGCAGCGCCCCGGCGACCAGCTCGAAACCTTGACCGTCAAGATTCCCGCCGGCGTGACCGACGGGGCCAAGATTCGACTCCGCGGCCAGGGGGAACCTTCGCCAAGCGGAGGGCCAGCGGGTGATTTGTTCCTGCGGGTGCATGTTGCCCAGCATCCGTCCTTCTCGCGGCGCGGCAACGACCTGATCGTCCGCTTACCAGTGACGCTGCGCGAAGCGGTCGAAGGGTCCAAGGTCGACGTGCCGACCCCCAACGGCACGGTTTCGCTGCGTGTGCCGCCGAGAACATCGAGCGGCGCCAAGCTGCGCGTCAAAGGTCACGGCGTGTCGCCCAAGGGGAAGCCGGCCGGGGATCTGCTGGCCGAAGTGCAGATTGTGTTGCCCAAGCAGCTTGATGACGAAGCGGTGTCGCTGGTTCGTAAGTTCGATGAACACCAGCCCACGCCCAATCCGCGCGAGAACCTAAGATGGTAA
- the ppk1 gene encoding polyphosphate kinase 1, whose protein sequence is MTEQFFQAEHFFNRELSWLQFNNRVLEEAVDPTTPLLDRVKFLAIFSSNLDEFFMVRVSGLREQAFEDGAPQDYSPDGMRPLTQLQRVAARTKELVAAQYRCWNEHVVPQLAEQKIRILAPEQLSPEQREVLDKFFMQRAFPILTPMAIDPAHPSPRYHNRALYLATTLRRQHGLGPKTMFAVVQLPPVLPRLVPVGPADEQNFVLLEDVVADRLPDLFGGFEVIGRTCFRITRDSDIELLEQESDDMLQVIEDRLKARQRGQAVRLEIAAYGDDSLVEEIIETEGLHVGDDSADSYSEIYRVNGPVDLTSMMELLKIPGREMLRDAPFIPQPLRGRGQRGTEDLFAAIRRQDLLLHHPYDSFDPVVEFISRAAKDPHVLAIKQTLYRTSLDSPITRALIQAAENGKHVTALVELKARFDEENNVSWARQLERAGVHVVFGFLDLKTHCKVSLVMRQEQGVVRRYVHLGTGNYNPNTALIYTDMGLFTANEDVVADASALFNLLTGYSQGHLWRKLIVAPADMHRRVVEMIDAQAERARQGRPARIFAKLNALVDYRVIEALYRASQAGVPIDLIIRGICCLRPGLPGISENIRVRSIVDRFLEHSRIYVFSPDEEAEIYLASADWMPRNFYRRVEVMFPVEAPDLRRRILREVIPRYLEDNVKARILQADGTDVRAQIGPDGVRHRCQEELLALRPVTATATAEATPANGELASTHNGNGSNGNASIGSYATGAAGGMTLP, encoded by the coding sequence GTGACGGAGCAATTTTTCCAAGCCGAACATTTTTTCAATCGCGAGTTGAGCTGGTTGCAGTTCAACAATCGGGTGTTGGAAGAAGCCGTTGATCCGACCACCCCGTTGCTCGACCGCGTGAAGTTCCTGGCGATCTTCAGTTCGAACCTGGACGAGTTCTTCATGGTTCGCGTCTCGGGCTTGCGCGAGCAGGCCTTCGAGGACGGCGCGCCCCAGGATTATTCGCCCGACGGCATGCGTCCGCTCACCCAGTTGCAACGCGTGGCCGCCCGCACCAAGGAACTGGTCGCGGCCCAGTACCGCTGCTGGAACGAGCACGTCGTTCCGCAGCTTGCCGAGCAGAAGATTCGCATCCTCGCGCCGGAACAACTCTCGCCCGAGCAGCGTGAAGTGCTCGACAAGTTCTTCATGCAGCGGGCGTTCCCGATTCTGACGCCGATGGCCATCGACCCGGCCCACCCGAGCCCGCGTTATCACAATCGCGCGCTATACCTGGCCACGACCTTGCGTCGGCAGCACGGCCTGGGGCCCAAGACGATGTTCGCCGTGGTGCAGTTGCCGCCGGTGTTGCCGCGATTGGTACCGGTGGGGCCGGCCGATGAACAGAACTTTGTCCTGCTCGAGGACGTCGTCGCGGATCGCCTGCCAGACTTGTTTGGCGGCTTCGAGGTGATCGGCCGGACCTGCTTTCGTATTACGCGCGACAGCGACATCGAGCTGTTGGAACAAGAATCGGACGACATGCTCCAGGTCATTGAAGACCGGCTCAAGGCCCGCCAGCGCGGCCAGGCCGTCCGACTGGAGATTGCGGCCTATGGCGATGACAGCCTGGTCGAGGAAATCATCGAGACCGAAGGGTTGCACGTCGGCGACGATTCGGCGGATTCGTACAGTGAAATCTACCGGGTCAACGGGCCGGTCGACCTGACGTCGATGATGGAGCTGTTGAAGATTCCGGGGCGCGAAATGCTCCGCGACGCGCCGTTCATTCCCCAGCCGTTGCGTGGCCGCGGCCAGCGCGGCACCGAGGACTTGTTCGCCGCCATCCGGCGTCAGGACTTGCTGCTGCACCACCCGTACGATTCGTTCGACCCGGTGGTCGAGTTCATCAGCCGGGCGGCCAAAGACCCGCACGTGTTGGCCATCAAGCAGACGCTGTATCGCACCAGCCTCGACTCGCCGATCACCCGCGCGCTGATTCAAGCCGCCGAAAACGGCAAGCACGTCACGGCGCTGGTCGAGTTGAAGGCTCGCTTCGATGAAGAGAACAACGTCAGTTGGGCGCGGCAACTGGAAAGGGCCGGCGTTCACGTGGTGTTCGGCTTTTTGGACCTGAAGACTCACTGCAAGGTGTCGCTGGTGATGCGACAAGAGCAGGGGGTCGTCCGCCGCTATGTTCACTTGGGGACGGGCAACTACAACCCGAACACGGCGCTGATCTACACTGACATGGGGTTGTTCACGGCCAACGAGGACGTCGTGGCCGACGCCTCGGCGTTGTTCAATCTGTTGACCGGTTACTCGCAAGGGCACCTGTGGCGGAAGCTGATCGTGGCGCCGGCCGACATGCATCGCCGCGTCGTCGAGATGATCGACGCCCAGGCCGAGCGTGCCCGCCAGGGACGTCCCGCGCGCATCTTCGCCAAGCTGAACGCATTGGTTGACTACCGGGTGATCGAGGCTCTGTACCGCGCCAGCCAGGCCGGCGTGCCGATCGATCTGATCATCCGTGGTATTTGCTGCCTGCGCCCCGGGCTGCCGGGCATCTCGGAAAACATCCGCGTCCGCAGCATTGTCGACCGGTTCTTGGAGCACTCGCGCATTTATGTCTTCAGCCCCGACGAAGAGGCGGAAATCTACTTGGCCAGCGCCGACTGGATGCCACGCAACTTCTATCGCCGTGTCGAGGTGATGTTCCCGGTCGAAGCGCCGGACCTGCGGCGGCGGATTCTGCGTGAGGTCATTCCGCGTTACCTGGAAGACAACGTCAAGGCCCGCATTCTGCAGGCCGACGGGACCGACGTGCGGGCCCAGATTGGTCCGGACGGTGTGCGCCATCGTTGCCAGGAAGAATTGCTGGCCCTGCGGCCGGTCACCGCCACGGCGACGGCCGAAGCCACGCCCGCCAATGGCGAGTTGGCATCGACTCACAACGGCAACGGCAGCAACGGAAACGCCAGCATCGGCAGTTATGCCACCGGCGCCGCGGGCGGAATGACGTTGCCGTAG
- a CDS encoding alpha/beta fold hydrolase — protein MGGQLIGDKAGTTCATARGPVHCDKFHQSREKSRPLNTLVTQPPDSTDWRALYPFESHWLDLGGVRYHYLDEGSGPPLLLVHGNPTWSFYWRELVTALRGQYRLIVPDHVGCGLSDKPADYRYQLAQHVQNLRQLIGALDLRDVTLLAHDWGGAIGLGAAVAEPERFARLVLFNTGAFRAPTIPLRIRVCRTPVLGPLAVRGANAFARAALFMASEHRERLTPAVQAGLLAPYDNWEHRVAIQRFVEDIPMTPAHPSYATLAEIEQGLSRLRDRPTMFCWGMRDWCFTPWFLERFLEFFPGAEVHRYDDAGHYVVIDAIERIVPAVEQFLSRHPLPAHAGA, from the coding sequence ATGGGCGGCCAGCTTATCGGCGACAAAGCCGGTACGACTTGCGCGACCGCCCGGGGACCGGTACACTGCGACAAGTTCCACCAATCACGTGAAAAAAGTCGACCGCTCAACACGCTTGTGACCCAGCCCCCTGATTCCACCGACTGGCGAGCCCTTTATCCGTTCGAGTCCCATTGGCTCGACCTGGGGGGCGTGCGCTACCATTACCTGGACGAAGGCTCGGGGCCGCCGCTGCTGCTGGTCCACGGCAACCCGACCTGGTCGTTCTACTGGCGCGAGTTGGTGACCGCGCTGCGCGGGCAGTACCGGCTGATTGTGCCGGACCATGTGGGCTGCGGCCTTTCGGACAAGCCGGCTGATTACCGATACCAACTCGCGCAACATGTTCAAAACTTGCGTCAGTTGATCGGCGCGCTCGATCTGCGTGACGTGACACTATTGGCGCACGATTGGGGCGGAGCGATCGGACTGGGGGCGGCCGTGGCCGAGCCCGAGCGCTTTGCCCGGCTGGTGTTGTTCAACACCGGGGCGTTCCGCGCGCCGACGATACCGCTGAGGATTCGTGTCTGTCGCACGCCCGTGTTGGGTCCGTTGGCGGTGCGTGGAGCGAATGCTTTTGCCAGGGCGGCGCTGTTCATGGCCTCAGAACATCGCGAGCGGCTGACGCCGGCTGTCCAGGCCGGTTTGCTCGCACCCTATGACAATTGGGAGCATCGGGTTGCGATCCAGCGCTTTGTCGAAGACATCCCGATGACGCCGGCTCATCCCAGCTACGCGACGCTGGCCGAAATCGAGCAAGGGCTGTCGCGGCTGCGGGACCGGCCGACGATGTTCTGTTGGGGAATGCGCGACTGGTGTTTTACCCCCTGGTTCCTGGAACGATTCTTGGAGTTCTTTCCAGGGGCCGAAGTCCACCGCTACGACGACGCGGGACACTACGTCGTCATTGACGCGATCGAACGCATCGTCCCGGCGGTCGAACAGTTTCTCAGCCGGCATCCGCTGCCGGCTCACGCCGGCGCTTAA
- a CDS encoding triphosphoribosyl-dephospho-CoA synthase — MANAPLSIGQCATLACLLEATAAKPGNVHRGADFDDVTFADFALSAVAIGPVFDRAGELRLGQLVLSAVQATRQFVSTNTNLGMLLLLGPLALAPRDLPWPDGVGAVLDGLTTNDARDVYEAIRLVQPGGMGHVNEADVAGPAPESLMAAMQLAADRDLVARQYTNRFKQVLDQVVPALMIGVNQDWPLQRTIVYAFLKTLAAHPDSLIVRKCGTALADRASDMAGQILAEFDPAEEAYADALAEFDFWLRSDGHRRNPGTTADLVTAGLFVLLRDGIIKGPFKFY; from the coding sequence ATGGCTAACGCTCCGCTTTCGATCGGTCAGTGCGCCACGCTGGCTTGCTTGCTCGAAGCCACGGCCGCGAAGCCAGGCAACGTCCATCGCGGCGCCGATTTCGATGACGTGACGTTTGCCGATTTCGCACTCAGCGCGGTGGCCATTGGCCCCGTGTTCGATCGGGCGGGCGAGTTGCGACTGGGGCAGCTTGTCTTGTCGGCCGTGCAGGCAACCCGGCAGTTTGTATCGACCAATACAAACCTGGGGATGCTGCTACTGCTGGGCCCGCTGGCCTTGGCGCCGCGCGATTTGCCATGGCCCGACGGAGTTGGCGCGGTGCTCGACGGCCTGACCACTAACGATGCGCGCGACGTGTACGAGGCGATTCGGCTGGTCCAGCCCGGCGGCATGGGACACGTCAACGAAGCCGACGTTGCCGGCCCGGCCCCAGAGAGCCTAATGGCGGCCATGCAACTGGCTGCTGATCGCGACCTGGTGGCGCGGCAATACACCAATCGATTTAAGCAAGTCCTCGATCAAGTCGTGCCGGCGCTGATGATCGGCGTGAATCAAGATTGGCCGCTGCAACGGACGATCGTTTACGCCTTCTTGAAGACACTGGCCGCTCATCCCGATAGTTTGATCGTCCGCAAATGTGGCACCGCGCTGGCGGATCGGGCCTCGGATATGGCGGGGCAAATCCTGGCCGAGTTCGACCCGGCCGAGGAGGCCTACGCCGACGCGCTGGCCGAGTTCGACTTTTGGCTCCGCAGCGACGGCCACCGGCGCAACCCGGGCACGACGGCCGATCTGGTGACCGCCGGTTTGTTTGTGTTGCTCCGCGACGGCATAATCAAGGGACCATTCAAGTTTTATTAA
- a CDS encoding 6-pyruvoyl tetrahydropterin synthase family protein, whose amino-acid sequence MSESYSVRVTKDYLVFSAAHFITFGDDICERLHGHNYRVTAEVVGPLNHQHYVVDFILLRDTLQKLCLELDHYVLLPTQHPRIRVAPNDQEVVATFDERRWVFPRGDCVLLPVPNTTAELLARHLAGRLVAELQRAKDVRLTSVSVEVDECNGQAGRFVQTFPA is encoded by the coding sequence ATGTCCGAGTCATACAGCGTCCGCGTCACGAAAGATTACCTGGTCTTCAGCGCGGCCCACTTCATCACGTTTGGCGACGACATTTGCGAACGGCTGCACGGGCACAACTACCGTGTCACGGCCGAGGTCGTGGGGCCGCTGAACCATCAGCACTACGTCGTCGATTTCATCCTGCTGCGCGATACGCTGCAGAAGCTCTGCCTGGAACTCGACCACTATGTGCTGTTGCCGACCCAGCATCCCAGGATTCGCGTCGCGCCCAACGACCAGGAAGTGGTCGCCACGTTCGACGAGCGTCGCTGGGTATTTCCGCGGGGCGATTGCGTGTTGCTGCCGGTGCCGAATACCACGGCCGAGTTGCTAGCCCGGCATCTCGCCGGCCGGCTGGTGGCCGAGTTACAACGGGCCAAGGACGTCCGCCTTACTTCGGTGTCGGTCGAAGTCGACGAGTGCAACGGCCAGGCCGGCCGCTTTGTGCAGACCTTCCCGGCCTGA
- the fliG gene encoding flagellar motor switch protein FliG, which produces MAGNDIRKAALLLLSLPEEEAAKLLSKLGPKQVESVSVEIAKIGNVAADEQEQAIKEFADVNPTSLSVGAGGLDLAKNLVEKAFGKGGASTLEVVRQQIEALPFGFLQRIDSQHLLTFIIDEHPQTIALILSHLPSQKAAEVIGGLPSERQLAVIRRVAHMGQTNPEIIQEVERGLSHRMSSVMSQQFETAGGVETVAEILNVTDRATERSLLENLAQEDPDLVEDIRRLMFVFEDISKFSNKDIQMVLKNVESSQWAMALKTASEDLKQKVMSNMSTRAAELLREEMEYLGPVRRSAVEQTQQQIVDVVRRLEDSGEITISNNDEAEELV; this is translated from the coding sequence ATGGCCGGAAACGACATTCGCAAAGCGGCGCTGCTGCTGCTGAGTCTGCCCGAGGAGGAAGCGGCTAAGCTGCTCTCCAAGTTGGGGCCCAAGCAGGTCGAATCGGTCAGCGTCGAGATCGCCAAGATCGGCAACGTGGCGGCCGACGAGCAAGAACAGGCCATCAAGGAATTCGCCGACGTCAATCCAACGTCGCTGTCGGTGGGCGCCGGCGGGTTGGACCTGGCCAAGAATCTGGTCGAAAAGGCCTTCGGCAAAGGGGGCGCGAGCACCCTCGAAGTCGTCCGCCAGCAGATCGAAGCCCTGCCGTTCGGCTTCCTGCAGCGCATCGACAGCCAGCACCTGCTGACATTCATCATCGACGAACATCCCCAGACCATCGCGCTGATCCTGTCGCATCTGCCTTCGCAAAAGGCGGCTGAAGTGATCGGCGGCTTGCCCAGCGAGCGGCAGTTGGCCGTGATCCGTCGCGTGGCCCACATGGGTCAAACCAATCCTGAGATCATTCAGGAAGTCGAGCGCGGGCTCAGCCACCGCATGTCGAGCGTGATGAGCCAGCAGTTCGAAACCGCCGGCGGCGTCGAAACCGTGGCCGAAATCCTGAACGTGACCGATCGGGCGACCGAGCGCTCGCTGCTCGAGAACCTGGCCCAGGAAGATCCGGACCTGGTCGAGGACATTCGCCGCCTGATGTTCGTCTTTGAAGACATCTCGAAGTTCTCGAACAAGGACATCCAGATGGTCCTCAAGAACGTGGAAAGCTCGCAATGGGCGATGGCCTTGAAGACGGCCAGCGAAGACTTGAAGCAGAAGGTCATGAGCAACATGTCGACGCGCGCCGCCGAATTGTTGCGCGAGGAGATGGAATACCTGGGCCCCGTTCGCCGCAGCGCCGTCGAGCAGACGCAACAGCAAATCGTCGACGTGGTCCGCCGTCTGGAGGACAGCGGCGAAATCACCATCTCGAACAACGACGAAGCGGAAGAGCTGGTCTAA